A window of Staphylococcus sp. 17KM0847 contains these coding sequences:
- a CDS encoding MFS transporter, whose protein sequence is MRMPVTIWWLVIGMAINITGASFLWPLNTIYMNDVLGKSLSTAGVVLMINSFGMIAGNLLGGTLFDRLGGYRTIMLGTICSLIATGLLNFFHGWPWYAIWLVMLGFGGGMIIPAIYAMAGAIWPQGGRQTFNAIYLAQNIGVAVGAALGGVVAELSFNYIFIANLFMYVFFFFIALFRFKVDYRATVKHQETLEGMAHIQNKKHFTALILLCVMFALCWIAYVQWQTTIASFTQDIGISMTQYSLLWTLNGVLILVGQPLIIPIVHLLKGQLKKQLYFGIAVFIISFYVTSFATSFSIFVVGMVIMTFAEMFVWPAVPTIANNLAPKGRDGVYQGIVNAASTVGKAFGPLIGGVLVDYFNMQVMFLSMIGLLILAAVFLTVFDRGMDIQRFNA, encoded by the coding sequence ATGCGAATGCCTGTGACAATATGGTGGCTTGTTATTGGAATGGCTATTAATATTACAGGAGCAAGTTTTTTATGGCCACTCAATACAATTTATATGAATGATGTATTAGGCAAATCATTAAGTACAGCTGGGGTTGTGCTTATGATTAATTCATTTGGTATGATTGCTGGCAATTTATTGGGTGGGACATTATTTGATAGACTTGGTGGTTATCGCACAATTATGCTTGGTACAATATGCAGCTTAATTGCAACAGGACTTTTGAACTTCTTTCATGGTTGGCCTTGGTATGCGATATGGTTAGTCATGCTTGGCTTTGGTGGGGGTATGATTATCCCTGCAATTTATGCAATGGCTGGTGCAATATGGCCACAAGGTGGGAGGCAGACATTCAATGCCATTTATTTAGCACAAAATATTGGTGTTGCAGTTGGCGCAGCATTAGGTGGTGTTGTTGCTGAATTGAGCTTTAACTATATCTTTATTGCAAATTTGTTCATGTATGTTTTCTTTTTCTTTATAGCCCTTTTTCGCTTTAAGGTGGATTATCGTGCGACGGTGAAACACCAAGAAACGCTTGAAGGGATGGCACACATTCAAAATAAAAAGCATTTTACTGCACTCATTTTACTTTGTGTGATGTTTGCACTTTGCTGGATTGCTTATGTACAGTGGCAAACGACAATTGCTTCCTTTACACAGGATATCGGTATTTCGATGACACAGTATAGCTTATTATGGACATTAAATGGTGTCCTTATTTTAGTAGGTCAACCGCTCATCATACCTATTGTTCACCTTTTAAAAGGGCAGTTAAAAAAGCAACTTTATTTTGGTATAGCCGTTTTTATTATTTCGTTTTATGTGACAAGCTTTGCAACATCTTTCTCTATCTTTGTTGTTGGCATGGTTATTATGACTTTTGCAGAAATGTTTGTATGGCCAGCAGTACCGACTATTGCGAATAACCTTGCACCTAAGGGACGTGATGGTGTGTATCAAGGTATTGTTAACGCGGCTTCAACAGTAGGCAAAGCATTTGGACCATTGATTGGTGGCGTTCTTGTAGATTATTTTAATATGCAAGTCATGTTTTTATCAATGATTGGCTTGCTCATATTGGCAGCAGTGTTTTTGACAGTATTCGATAGAGGAATGGACATACAACGTTTTAACGCCTAA
- the leuS gene encoding leucine--tRNA ligase, with protein sequence MNYNHQQIEKKWQKYWLNNKTFKAEDHLGQKKFYALDMFPYPSGAGLHVGHPEGYTATDIISRYKRMQGYNVLHPMGWDAFGLPAEQYALDTGNDPAEFTKKNIQTFKRQIQELGFSYDWDREISTTDPEYYKWTQWIFIQLYKKGLAYIDEIPVNWCEALGTVLSNEEVVDGVSERGGHPVVRRPMKQWVLKITEYADRLLEDLEDLDWPESIKDMQRNWIGRSEGAKVVFNLETSKETIEVFTTRPDTIYGATFLVLSPEHPLVDEITTAEQVEKIRVYQQEAAKKSDLERTDLAKEKTGVFTGAYAIHPLSGKQVPIWIADYVLASYGTGAVMAVPGHDERDYEFAQTFDLDIVTVIEHSEDVPCYTGDGLHINSGELNGLNNEEAIEKAITLLEAKGAGERKVNYKLRDWLFSRQRYWGEPIPIIHWEDGSMTTVPESELPLLLPKMDQIKPSGTGESPLANSDEFVNVVDPETGMRGRRETNTMPQWAGSCWYYLRYIDPKNDQMLADPEKLKHWLPVDLYIGGVEHAVLHLLYARFWHKVLYDLGVVPTKEPFQKLFNQGMILGEGNEKMSKSKGNVVNPDEIVASHGADTLRLYEMFMGPLDASIAWSETGLDGARRFLDRIWRLFVTEEGTLSNKVVDEETTSLVQVYHQTVKKVTHDYESLNFNTAISQLMVFINDCYKADTINRAYVEGFVKMIAPIAPHIGEELWSILGYEETITYQPWPTYDEAMLQADTVEIVVQVNGKVRAKIEMPKDTSKEEMETLALAEETIKANIEGKEIKKVIAVPQKLVNIVAK encoded by the coding sequence GTGAACTATAATCATCAACAAATTGAGAAGAAGTGGCAAAAATATTGGTTAAACAATAAAACATTTAAAGCTGAGGATCATTTAGGACAAAAGAAATTTTATGCATTAGATATGTTCCCATATCCATCAGGTGCTGGCTTACACGTTGGTCATCCTGAAGGTTATACAGCGACAGATATTATTTCAAGATATAAGCGTATGCAAGGTTATAACGTGTTACATCCAATGGGGTGGGATGCTTTTGGGTTACCGGCAGAGCAATATGCGTTGGATACAGGCAATGATCCTGCAGAATTTACGAAAAAAAATATTCAAACATTTAAACGTCAAATTCAAGAGCTTGGTTTTAGTTATGATTGGGATAGAGAAATAAGTACAACTGACCCAGAATACTATAAGTGGACACAGTGGATTTTTATTCAGCTTTATAAAAAAGGATTAGCATACATTGATGAAATTCCCGTTAACTGGTGTGAGGCACTAGGTACGGTACTGTCAAACGAAGAAGTTGTAGATGGTGTTTCTGAACGTGGGGGTCATCCAGTTGTACGACGACCAATGAAACAATGGGTACTTAAAATTACAGAATATGCGGATCGTTTATTAGAAGATTTAGAAGACTTAGATTGGCCAGAGTCTATTAAGGATATGCAACGTAACTGGATTGGTCGTTCAGAGGGAGCCAAAGTAGTATTTAACTTAGAAACATCAAAAGAGACGATTGAAGTATTTACGACACGTCCAGATACGATTTATGGTGCAACGTTTTTAGTTTTAAGTCCTGAGCATCCGTTAGTTGATGAGATTACAACGGCTGAACAAGTAGAAAAAATTAGAGTATATCAACAAGAAGCAGCTAAAAAGTCAGATTTAGAACGTACGGATCTTGCAAAAGAAAAAACGGGTGTCTTTACAGGTGCTTATGCAATCCATCCATTATCTGGTAAGCAAGTACCTATTTGGATTGCAGACTATGTTCTTGCCTCATATGGTACAGGTGCTGTGATGGCAGTTCCGGGACATGATGAACGTGACTATGAATTTGCTCAAACATTTGATCTAGATATTGTCACAGTGATTGAGCATAGTGAAGATGTACCATGCTACACAGGTGATGGTTTACATATCAACTCAGGTGAACTGAATGGTTTGAATAATGAAGAAGCAATTGAAAAAGCAATCACACTTTTAGAAGCAAAAGGTGCCGGCGAACGAAAAGTGAATTATAAATTGAGAGACTGGCTCTTTAGTCGTCAACGTTATTGGGGAGAACCTATTCCAATCATACATTGGGAAGATGGTTCGATGACAACTGTACCTGAATCTGAGTTACCATTGTTGCTACCAAAGATGGATCAAATCAAACCCTCTGGTACAGGAGAATCTCCTTTAGCAAACAGTGATGAATTTGTTAACGTAGTTGATCCAGAAACAGGAATGAGAGGGCGTAGAGAAACAAACACAATGCCACAGTGGGCAGGAAGTTGCTGGTACTATCTGCGCTATATTGATCCTAAAAATGATCAAATGTTGGCTGATCCAGAGAAACTTAAGCATTGGCTCCCAGTTGATCTCTATATTGGTGGTGTTGAACATGCCGTACTTCATTTATTATACGCACGTTTCTGGCACAAAGTATTGTATGACTTAGGTGTGGTTCCAACAAAAGAACCATTCCAAAAACTGTTTAATCAAGGTATGATTCTTGGTGAAGGTAATGAAAAAATGAGTAAATCAAAAGGAAATGTAGTTAATCCTGATGAAATTGTTGCATCACATGGTGCGGATACATTACGCCTATATGAAATGTTTATGGGACCATTGGATGCTTCTATTGCTTGGAGTGAAACGGGGTTAGATGGTGCTCGCCGTTTCTTAGATCGTATCTGGCGCTTATTTGTAACTGAAGAAGGTACATTGTCTAACAAGGTAGTAGATGAGGAGACAACATCATTAGTACAAGTGTATCATCAAACAGTGAAAAAGGTGACGCATGATTATGAGTCATTAAACTTTAACACAGCTATTAGTCAGTTGATGGTCTTCATTAATGATTGCTATAAAGCAGATACAATTAATCGCGCTTATGTAGAAGGTTTTGTGAAGATGATTGCACCAATCGCACCACATATTGGTGAAGAGCTCTGGTCAATATTAGGTTATGAAGAAACGATAACGTATCAACCATGGCCAACGTATGATGAAGCGATGCTACAAGCAGATACAGTTGAGATTGTCGTGCAAGTTAATGGTAAAGTTCGTGCCAAAATTGAAATGCCTAAAGATACATCCAAAGAAGAAATGGAAACTCTTGCACTCGCAGAAGAAACAATCAAGGCTAATATTGAAGGTAAAGAGATTAAGAAAGTCATTGCAGTACCACAAAAACTTGTTAATATTGTTGCAAAATAA
- a CDS encoding MarR family transcriptional regulator — MTDSTADQLNDIKGLYALQEDIEYIFDAVSKKFELSKEELLILLTLWEKGAMTLKKMDEYVKIKSYKRSRTYNHLVNKQWIYKERPVDDERTVMISYNQNMTEVQRELVAMIASEIKVQQAKLNQRFAQIMNLCK; from the coding sequence ATGACAGATAGCACAGCAGATCAATTAAATGATATTAAGGGATTGTATGCTTTACAAGAAGATATAGAGTATATCTTTGATGCAGTCTCCAAGAAATTTGAATTAAGTAAAGAGGAACTTTTGATTTTATTAACTTTATGGGAAAAAGGGGCAATGACACTTAAAAAAATGGATGAATATGTCAAGATTAAGTCTTATAAGCGCTCGAGGACATATAATCATCTAGTGAATAAGCAGTGGATATATAAGGAACGCCCAGTTGATGATGAACGTACAGTAATGATTTCTTACAATCAAAATATGACAGAAGTACAACGTGAACTTGTTGCAATGATTGCATCTGAAATTAAAGTGCAACAAGCCAAACTCAATCAACGTTTTGCACAAATTATGAACTTGTGCAAATAA
- a CDS encoding class I SAM-dependent methyltransferase — translation MIIERILPFAKTMMTTHVHTNSTVIDATCGNGLDTTFLAQLVPNGHVYACDIQSQAIVTTRQRTAQYSNVSIIQTGHEKIIDYIQPTHLQSLDGAMFNLGYLPKGDKSIVTRPETTIVAIEQILKHLRPKGIIVLAVYPGHEEGRIESEHVKQYVQQIDQQQAHVLQYSFINQQNHPPYIIAIEKRG, via the coding sequence ATGATTATCGAGCGGATTTTACCCTTTGCTAAGACGATGATGACTACACATGTTCACACAAATAGTACAGTCATTGACGCGACTTGCGGCAATGGATTAGATACTACTTTTTTAGCACAACTCGTTCCTAACGGGCACGTTTATGCTTGTGATATTCAAAGTCAAGCCATAGTAACAACGCGTCAACGCACAGCACAATACAGTAATGTTTCAATCATTCAAACAGGTCATGAAAAAATTATAGATTATATTCAACCTACACATTTACAGTCTTTAGATGGTGCCATGTTTAACTTAGGTTATTTGCCAAAAGGTGATAAATCTATTGTGACACGTCCAGAAACAACTATTGTAGCGATAGAACAGATTTTAAAACATCTCCGTCCTAAAGGCATTATTGTATTAGCTGTATATCCAGGTCATGAAGAAGGCAGAATTGAAAGTGAACATGTTAAACAGTATGTACAACAAATCGATCAGCAGCAGGCACATGTTCTTCAATACTCATTTATTAATCAACAAAATCACCCACCATATATTATTGCGATAGAAAAAAGAGGCTAA
- the ribA gene encoding GTP cyclohydrolase II, with amino-acid sequence MFDSIERALQALKNGEMIIVCDDEDRENEGDLLAITEWMNDDTINFMAKYGRGLICCPIDHSIAQQAGIDAMVHHNTDPHATAFTVSIDHVTSTTGISAIERTKTARALIDPNMSSHTFNQPGHMFPLIANPHGVLGRRGHTEAAVDLAKLTNARPAGVICEIMNEDGTMAKGEKLQLFKEKHNLCMITIEALVAYIKTNETLITEEAKVKLPTRYGDFDMYGFTSDIDRSELLAIVKGDIHEQMNVRIHSACATGDIFHSARCDCGEQLEAAMSYIQDNGGMIIYLPQEGRGIGLMNKLKAYELIERGYNTVSANEALGFKPDMRDYDNAAQILKYFGIQTVNLLTNNPEKFEGLAHYGITMTTRIPLVTELNPHNYEYMQVKKNKMRHLI; translated from the coding sequence ATGTTTGATTCGATAGAACGAGCATTACAAGCATTAAAAAATGGTGAGATGATTATCGTTTGTGATGATGAAGATAGAGAAAATGAAGGAGACTTACTTGCGATAACCGAATGGATGAATGATGATACGATTAACTTTATGGCGAAATACGGAAGAGGCTTGATTTGTTGCCCAATTGATCACAGCATTGCACAGCAAGCAGGTATTGACGCAATGGTACACCATAATACAGATCCACATGCCACAGCTTTTACAGTGAGCATTGATCATGTGACATCAACAACAGGTATTAGTGCAATTGAACGTACCAAAACAGCACGTGCTTTGATCGATCCTAATATGTCATCGCACACATTTAACCAGCCGGGTCATATGTTCCCGTTGATCGCAAATCCACATGGTGTGCTGGGACGTCGTGGTCATACAGAAGCTGCAGTAGATTTGGCGAAATTGACAAATGCTCGACCAGCAGGAGTCATTTGTGAAATTATGAATGAAGACGGCACAATGGCAAAAGGTGAAAAATTACAATTATTTAAAGAGAAGCATAATCTATGCATGATTACCATTGAAGCATTGGTTGCATATATTAAAACGAATGAAACATTAATTACCGAAGAAGCTAAGGTGAAATTACCGACACGTTACGGTGATTTTGATATGTATGGTTTTACTTCGGATATTGATAGATCAGAATTATTAGCAATTGTAAAAGGCGATATTCACGAGCAAATGAATGTACGCATCCATTCTGCTTGTGCAACAGGAGATATTTTCCATAGTGCGCGTTGTGATTGTGGAGAACAATTAGAAGCTGCTATGTCATATATTCAAGATAATGGTGGAATGATTATTTATTTACCACAAGAAGGTCGTGGTATTGGCCTGATGAATAAATTAAAAGCATATGAATTGATAGAGCGAGGTTATAATACTGTTTCAGCGAATGAAGCATTAGGTTTTAAGCCGGATATGCGTGATTATGACAATGCCGCACAAATTTTAAAGTATTTTGGTATTCAAACTGTAAATTTACTAACAAATAATCCGGAAAAATTTGAAGGATTAGCGCATTATGGTATTACGATGACCACACGTATTCCATTAGTGACTGAATTGAACCCACATAATTATGAGTATATGCAAGTGAAAAAGAATAAAATGAGACATCTTATTTAA
- a CDS encoding L-lactate dehydrogenase, whose amino-acid sequence MSNKGNKVVLVGNGAVGASYAFTMVSQGIADELVIIDINEDKVLGDVLDLNHGAPYAMSPVKVKAGKYEDCGDADLVVICAGAPQKVGETRLDLVEKNAKIYKGIVTSIMDSGFDGIFLIAANPVDILTYVTLKYSGLPKHKVIGSGTILDTARFKHLLSEEFDVAPSSVHANIIGEHGDSEVPVWSSATIAGRPLYDILKENPEKEHLIEDIYVNTRDAAYDIIKAKGATYYGVAMGLMHISKAILRNQNVVLTVSSYLEGEYGFDGVYTGVPTVINAEGAVRIIETPLNEEETAKFENSVNVLKNMQDSISHLFE is encoded by the coding sequence ATGTCGAACAAAGGTAATAAAGTTGTATTAGTAGGTAATGGAGCAGTTGGTGCAAGTTATGCGTTTACAATGGTAAGTCAAGGCATTGCAGATGAACTTGTTATTATCGATATTAATGAAGACAAAGTACTTGGAGATGTACTTGATTTAAATCATGGTGCGCCTTATGCAATGTCTCCTGTTAAAGTAAAAGCTGGAAAATATGAAGACTGTGGAGATGCTGACTTAGTTGTAATTTGTGCAGGTGCACCTCAAAAAGTCGGAGAGACACGTTTAGACCTTGTCGAGAAAAATGCTAAAATTTATAAAGGCATCGTAACATCGATTATGGATAGTGGCTTTGATGGCATTTTCTTAATTGCCGCAAATCCTGTTGATATTTTGACATATGTTACATTAAAATACTCAGGTTTACCAAAACATAAAGTTATCGGTTCAGGTACGATTTTAGATACAGCACGTTTTAAACACTTATTAAGTGAAGAATTTGATGTAGCACCATCAAGTGTACATGCAAATATTATTGGTGAGCATGGCGATTCTGAAGTACCTGTATGGTCAAGTGCAACAATTGCTGGAAGACCGTTATATGATATTTTAAAAGAAAATCCAGAAAAAGAACATCTCATTGAAGATATTTATGTTAATACACGTGATGCAGCGTATGATATTATCAAAGCTAAAGGTGCAACATACTATGGTGTAGCTATGGGATTGATGCATATTTCAAAAGCAATATTACGCAATCAAAACGTGGTATTAACAGTATCTAGCTATTTAGAAGGTGAATATGGTTTTGACGGTGTATACACAGGTGTTCCAACTGTTATTAATGCAGAAGGTGCTGTACGAATTATTGAAACACCATTAAACGAAGAAGAAACTGCTAAATTTGAAAACTCTGTTAATGTTCTTAAAAATATGCAAGATTCAATTAGTCACTTATTCGAATAA
- a CDS encoding alpha/beta hydrolase gives MWKWETVNEAKGIVVIVHNMLEHTGRYAYVITHLRRNGYHVIMGDLPGQGQTSRMNKGQIEYFEEYHESVLEWLKIAEEYHLPIFVIGVGLGGLIATHLLEKVDLAIEGLVLISPLLAFKNNMQTRKNILSSNIGDMSKTAKFDLGFEVEDLTTNEEVQEETRNDALMIKKVSYHWYQTIIRKMKETTQNIENMKEVPLCLMYGTEDKITDIHVTRQLTTVRNYDELYVKAWQGLAHEIHNEVEREAVMRYILSFLNNRVHSIGFVVEDENTPQ, from the coding sequence ATGTGGAAATGGGAAACAGTAAATGAAGCAAAAGGTATCGTTGTGATTGTTCACAATATGCTTGAACATACAGGGCGTTATGCCTATGTTATTACACATCTCAGACGTAATGGTTATCATGTCATCATGGGAGATTTACCCGGACAAGGTCAAACTTCACGTATGAACAAAGGACAAATTGAATATTTTGAGGAATATCATGAATCAGTGTTAGAATGGCTGAAAATTGCTGAAGAGTACCATCTTCCCATTTTCGTTATAGGAGTTGGACTAGGCGGTTTAATTGCAACCCATTTACTTGAAAAAGTAGACTTGGCAATCGAAGGACTTGTATTAATTTCTCCACTTTTAGCATTTAAAAATAATATGCAAACGCGTAAGAATATATTGTCATCTAATATTGGAGATATGTCTAAAACAGCTAAGTTTGACCTAGGCTTTGAGGTTGAAGATTTAACAACAAATGAAGAAGTTCAGGAAGAAACACGCAATGATGCATTGATGATTAAAAAAGTAAGTTATCATTGGTATCAAACGATTATTCGCAAAATGAAAGAAACAACGCAAAATATTGAAAATATGAAAGAAGTGCCACTCTGTTTGATGTATGGAACAGAAGATAAAATTACAGATATTCATGTAACACGTCAACTGACAACAGTTCGCAATTATGATGAGCTCTATGTCAAAGCGTGGCAAGGTTTAGCACATGAAATTCATAATGAAGTGGAAAGAGAAGCGGTGATGCGTTATATTTTGAGCTTTTTAAATAATCGTGTGCATTCTATTGGTTTTGTAGTAGAAGATGAAAATACGCCACAATAA
- a CDS encoding proline dehydrogenase family protein, whose amino-acid sequence MGLVKNFFIALSNNAFLNSSAKKLGPSLGANKVVAGNSIEDVVKTIQRLNKKNIAATVDNLGEFVNTKQEAIAAKNDILKIMSAIHEHHLDAHVSIKLSQLGAEFDQQLAYDNVHEIVQKAAEYNQMHINFDTEKYDSLSDITHTLDQLKSEFSNVGTVIQAYLFKADELIDKYPDLRLRLVKGAYKESPYIAYQSKEEIDTNYIRLIEKRLLNAKNFTSIATHDHNIINHVKAFAKTHHIDKSQFEFQMLYGFRSELAESIAKEGYHFTIYVPYGDDWFGYFMRRLAERPQNLILAVKEFVKPKSLAVIGAAGVIIALLSKICTKHK is encoded by the coding sequence ATGGGCTTAGTTAAAAACTTTTTTATTGCTTTATCGAATAATGCGTTTTTAAATTCATCAGCTAAAAAGTTAGGGCCTTCTTTAGGGGCAAACAAAGTGGTCGCAGGTAACTCAATCGAGGATGTTGTTAAAACTATTCAACGTCTAAATAAAAAAAACATTGCTGCAACTGTTGATAATTTAGGGGAATTTGTCAATACAAAACAAGAAGCGATTGCAGCTAAAAATGATATCTTAAAAATTATGTCTGCGATTCATGAACATCATTTAGATGCGCATGTTTCTATTAAACTCAGCCAGCTCGGTGCAGAATTTGACCAACAACTTGCTTATGACAATGTTCATGAAATCGTACAAAAGGCAGCAGAATATAATCAAATGCACATCAATTTTGATACCGAAAAATATGATAGTCTGTCAGATATTACACATACACTAGATCAATTGAAGTCTGAATTTTCAAATGTTGGAACAGTTATTCAAGCTTACTTGTTTAAAGCTGACGAATTGATTGATAAATATCCTGATTTACGTCTTCGTTTGGTAAAAGGGGCTTATAAAGAATCACCTTATATCGCTTATCAATCCAAAGAAGAAATCGATACAAATTACATCCGTTTAATCGAAAAGCGTTTATTAAATGCTAAAAACTTTACATCTATTGCAACACATGATCACAATATTATTAACCATGTTAAAGCATTTGCTAAAACACATCATATTGATAAATCTCAATTCGAGTTCCAAATGTTATATGGTTTTCGTTCAGAATTAGCGGAATCTATTGCTAAAGAAGGTTATCACTTTACAATCTATGTTCCATACGGTGATGATTGGTTCGGTTACTTTATGAGACGTCTTGCTGAACGTCCGCAAAACTTAATTCTTGCTGTTAAGGAGTTTGTTAAACCAAAATCATTAGCAGTGATAGGTGCTGCCGGTGTCATCATCGCTCTTCTAAGTAAAATTTGTACGAAGCATAAATAA
- a CDS encoding riboflavin synthase: MFTGIVEEIGTIQTIKKRNPTTELTIQCKKILSDMHIGDSISVNGTCLTVVSFDDHSFTVQVILGTENKTYLGQLKTGTHVNLERALLATGRLGGHFVQGHVDDKGTILNIKTSQNEWVYTIKAPPKIMSQLIPQGAIAVDGVSLTVFHKGITTFDIHLIPETRKATILAHKQQGDPVHLETDMLFKYVENIVTQQEGITVEDLLRAGF, from the coding sequence ATGTTTACAGGTATCGTTGAAGAAATAGGTACAATTCAAACGATAAAGAAACGCAATCCCACTACTGAATTAACCATCCAATGTAAAAAAATATTGAGTGATATGCATATTGGTGACTCTATTAGTGTGAATGGAACATGTTTAACAGTTGTAAGTTTTGATGATCATTCATTTACTGTACAAGTCATATTAGGTACTGAAAATAAGACGTATTTAGGACAACTTAAAACAGGTACTCATGTGAATTTAGAGCGTGCGCTTTTAGCAACGGGTCGTCTGGGAGGACACTTTGTTCAAGGCCATGTGGATGATAAAGGAACAATATTAAACATTAAAACTTCGCAAAATGAATGGGTTTATACGATTAAAGCCCCTCCTAAAATCATGTCACAGTTGATTCCTCAAGGTGCTATTGCAGTTGATGGTGTGAGTTTGACTGTTTTTCATAAAGGGATAACCACCTTTGATATTCATTTAATCCCTGAAACACGTAAAGCCACAATATTAGCACACAAGCAACAAGGAGATCCAGTGCATTTAGAAACAGACATGTTATTCAAGTATGTTGAAAATATTGTCACACAGCAAGAGGGGATAACAGTAGAGGACTTGTTACGTGCAGGATTTTAA
- a CDS encoding TIGR01212 family radical SAM protein (This family includes YhcC from E. coli K-12, an uncharacterized radical SAM protein.) gives MGLVFPFAFENKRYHTLNYHLKNKFGQKIFKVALDGGFDCPNRDGTVAHGGCTFCSAAGSGDFAGNRADSIPKQFQDIKSRMHEKWHEGQYIAYFQAFTNTHAPVEVLREKFEAALQEEGVVGLSIGTRPDCLPDDVVQYLAELNERTYLWVELGLQTIHQSTSDLINRAHDMSVYYEGIAKLRRHNINVCSHIINGLPGENYEMMMETAKAVAAMDVQGIKIHLLHLLKGTPMVKQYEKGLLQFMSKEDYIQLVCDQLEVLPPEMIVHRITGDGPIDLMVGPMWSVNKWEVLNDIDAELERRNTVQGSRYCSEVQL, from the coding sequence ATGGGCTTAGTTTTTCCATTTGCTTTTGAAAATAAGCGTTATCACACGCTTAATTATCATTTAAAAAATAAATTTGGCCAGAAAATATTCAAAGTTGCTTTGGATGGAGGATTTGATTGTCCTAATAGAGATGGTACTGTAGCACATGGAGGATGTACGTTTTGTTCAGCAGCAGGCAGTGGAGACTTTGCTGGAAATCGTGCTGACTCGATTCCCAAGCAGTTTCAAGACATCAAATCACGTATGCATGAAAAATGGCATGAAGGCCAATATATCGCGTACTTTCAAGCATTTACTAATACACACGCACCTGTTGAAGTATTGCGTGAAAAATTTGAAGCGGCATTACAAGAAGAAGGCGTTGTAGGGTTGTCTATTGGTACGCGTCCAGACTGTTTACCCGATGATGTTGTCCAATACCTTGCCGAATTGAATGAACGTACATATTTATGGGTCGAATTAGGCTTACAAACGATTCATCAGTCTACATCGGATTTAATCAATCGTGCACACGATATGTCTGTCTACTATGAGGGTATTGCTAAATTACGTCGACATAATATTAACGTATGTAGTCATATTATTAATGGTTTACCCGGTGAAAACTATGAGATGATGATGGAAACTGCCAAAGCTGTCGCAGCAATGGACGTACAAGGTATTAAAATCCATCTCCTACATTTACTTAAAGGAACACCCATGGTTAAACAATATGAAAAAGGACTATTACAATTTATGTCAAAAGAGGATTATATTCAATTAGTGTGTGATCAGCTTGAAGTCTTGCCACCTGAAATGATTGTTCACCGCATTACAGGAGATGGTCCAATCGATTTAATGGTCGGTCCAATGTGGAGTGTCAATAAATGGGAAGTGTTAAATGATATTGATGCTGAACTCGAACGTCGCAACACAGTTCAAGGCAGTCGTTATTGTTCCGAGGTGCAATTATGA
- the ribE gene encoding 6,7-dimethyl-8-ribityllumazine synthase, giving the protein MKFEGQLVGQGLKIGIVVSRFNDFITGRLVDGAMDALQRHQVAETDIDIAYVPGAFELPIVAKKMAQSDNYDAIITLGCVIRGATSHYDYVCNEAAKGIAKVSDDTGVPVIFGVLTTENIEQAIERAGTKAGNKGAEVAVGAIEMANLMKALG; this is encoded by the coding sequence ATGAAATTTGAAGGACAACTCGTAGGACAAGGACTAAAAATCGGAATTGTAGTAAGCCGTTTTAATGATTTTATTACAGGTCGTTTAGTAGATGGTGCTATGGACGCATTGCAACGTCATCAAGTAGCTGAGACAGATATTGATATTGCGTATGTACCTGGTGCATTTGAATTACCTATTGTTGCGAAAAAAATGGCACAGTCAGATAACTATGATGCGATTATTACATTAGGATGTGTCATTCGCGGCGCAACATCGCATTATGACTATGTATGTAACGAAGCTGCTAAGGGAATTGCTAAAGTAAGTGATGATACAGGCGTACCTGTTATATTTGGTGTGCTGACAACTGAAAATATTGAACAAGCAATTGAAAGAGCTGGTACAAAAGCTGGAAATAAAGGCGCTGAAGTTGCAGTAGGTGCAATTGAAATGGCAAATTTAATGAAAGCGCTCGGTTAA